One stretch of Lacrimispora sphenoides DNA includes these proteins:
- the ade gene encoding adenine deaminase, translating into MRTFEEIKNTIETGLGMHPCDLKLEHVKLVNVFSGEVYPTNIYIKNKRIVSIDPDAVLEAERVLDCKGQYALPGLIDAHMHFESTMLSPEALASVVVPQGTTTLCADLMEIANVAGEQGLRAMLQSMNRLPYRMLIEVSSRVPTAPGLETTGAVLGAKEVADIMDWEESVSLGELDPSKILFVKDEYLHKIADTLSRRKLVNGHAIGRLGQELNVYASSGISDDHECVNTNEMLERLKVGMKVFIREGSSERNVDELVKGIVDNRLDTSNIMFCTDDKHAREIQVEGHINYNVSRAVELGLDPMEAIQIATVNAAKHFRMEDEIGSITPGRLADLFLVEDWRIVKPTMVIFEGKVVAADGELLEECRVSDYPEWIKNTVILKNEITSDSFRAASKITDGTTNIHVIDMIPRQIINHHIIKEMKVKNGSVLSDVEQDILKLAVVERYGKNGNVGVGFVRGFQLKKGALAYSMSHDHHNIVVVGTNDEDMAVAVNEVARLNGGLAVACDGGILNSMELPIGGLMSEKTAEEVMAQLDILNADAKKMGCEMEAPFMSLSFISLPTVPDLGLTDKGLVDVLEHKLIELELE; encoded by the coding sequence ATGAGAACATTTGAGGAAATAAAGAATACGATCGAGACAGGTCTGGGGATGCATCCCTGCGATTTGAAACTGGAACATGTGAAACTGGTAAATGTATTTTCAGGCGAAGTGTATCCCACGAATATATATATTAAAAACAAAAGAATTGTATCCATCGACCCTGATGCAGTTCTGGAAGCGGAACGCGTGCTGGATTGTAAAGGACAATATGCGCTGCCGGGGCTGATAGATGCCCATATGCACTTTGAGTCCACCATGCTTTCCCCGGAAGCGCTGGCTTCCGTAGTAGTTCCCCAGGGAACGACCACATTGTGTGCAGATTTAATGGAAATTGCAAATGTGGCAGGAGAGCAGGGGCTAAGGGCAATGCTGCAGTCTATGAACCGCCTTCCATACAGAATGCTGATTGAAGTCTCTTCCCGGGTGCCAACTGCACCAGGACTTGAGACGACAGGAGCAGTTCTGGGAGCAAAGGAAGTTGCAGACATCATGGATTGGGAAGAAAGCGTCAGCTTGGGAGAACTGGATCCATCTAAGATTCTCTTTGTAAAAGATGAGTACCTCCATAAGATAGCGGATACCCTTTCGCGGAGAAAACTGGTAAACGGGCATGCCATAGGACGCTTGGGGCAGGAACTGAATGTATATGCTTCTTCGGGAATATCTGACGACCATGAATGCGTAAATACCAATGAAATGCTGGAACGCCTGAAGGTGGGAATGAAGGTGTTTATCCGGGAAGGAAGCAGCGAGCGGAACGTGGACGAACTGGTTAAGGGGATTGTTGACAACCGACTGGATACTTCTAATATTATGTTCTGCACCGATGATAAACATGCGAGGGAGATACAGGTGGAAGGACATATTAACTATAATGTGTCAAGAGCTGTGGAACTGGGACTGGACCCGATGGAAGCGATTCAGATAGCAACGGTGAATGCGGCAAAGCATTTCCGCATGGAAGATGAAATCGGAAGCATTACTCCCGGCCGTTTGGCAGATCTTTTCCTTGTGGAAGACTGGCGTATTGTAAAGCCTACCATGGTTATATTTGAGGGAAAGGTGGTTGCAGCAGACGGTGAACTTCTGGAAGAATGCAGGGTGAGTGATTACCCTGAGTGGATTAAAAATACGGTAATCCTGAAAAATGAAATCACTTCTGATTCCTTCCGGGCAGCATCAAAGATAACAGATGGAACGACGAATATTCATGTAATTGATATGATTCCAAGGCAGATCATTAACCATCATATCATAAAAGAAATGAAGGTAAAGAATGGTTCTGTTTTATCGGATGTTGAACAGGATATACTCAAACTTGCAGTTGTAGAACGGTATGGAAAAAATGGCAATGTTGGAGTTGGATTTGTCCGTGGATTCCAACTGAAGAAAGGGGCGCTGGCCTATTCCATGTCCCATGACCACCATAATATAGTGGTAGTAGGGACGAATGATGAAGATATGGCGGTGGCAGTGAATGAAGTTGCCAGACTGAATGGAGGGCTGGCAGTAGCCTGTGATGGAGGGATCTTAAACAGCATGGAGCTGCCGATTGGAGGCCTTATGAGTGAAAAAACAGCGGAAGAAGTGATGGCACAGCTGGATATTCTGAATGCGGATGCAAAAAAAATGGGCTGTGAGATGGAAGCCCCGTTTATGTCCTTAAGTTTTATATCCCTTCCGACGGTTCCAGATCTGGGGCTGACTGATAAGGGACTGGTGGATGTGCTTGAACATAAACTGATTGAACTGGAGTTAGAATAG
- a CDS encoding siderophore ABC transporter substrate-binding protein, translating to MKKINVLKLTTIMAAAALMMTACSSPSTSKTTETIETTEASQAAETTAAAKSEEALTVEIKDIHGMVTVPVNPQKVISLDNRTYETLSDWGIKLVAAPKGVMPADSLYVADESVLDIGNHREPNLEIIAAADPDLVIIGQRFASYYEEIKKLVPNAAVIDLNFDVSEEADTPGENLVNGLKDSTVALGKIFDKNKEAEQLTADFDQAIEAVKSAYNGTDTIMSVVVSGGNIGFSAPHSGRVWGPMYEVFGWVPALDIDNTTSDHQGDDISVEAIAQSNPDWIFVLDRDAAVSSTTDAVPAQDVIDQSPALQNVTAVSEGHIVYAPADTYTNESIQTYLELFGDLAKALAE from the coding sequence ATGAAAAAAATCAACGTATTAAAATTAACTACCATTATGGCAGCGGCCGCTTTAATGATGACAGCCTGCTCAAGTCCAAGCACTTCTAAAACTACTGAAACCATTGAGACCACTGAAGCGTCTCAGGCCGCTGAAACCACTGCAGCTGCTAAGAGCGAAGAAGCTTTAACGGTTGAAATTAAAGATATTCATGGCATGGTTACAGTTCCTGTAAATCCTCAAAAGGTAATTTCTTTGGATAATAGAACTTATGAAACATTATCAGACTGGGGAATTAAATTAGTCGCTGCTCCAAAGGGTGTAATGCCGGCGGATTCCCTATATGTAGCCGATGAATCTGTTCTGGATATCGGAAATCACCGCGAACCGAATCTTGAGATTATAGCAGCTGCAGACCCTGACCTCGTAATAATCGGTCAAAGATTTGCGTCCTATTATGAAGAAATAAAAAAATTAGTGCCAAATGCAGCTGTTATTGATTTAAATTTTGATGTTTCTGAGGAAGCGGATACACCTGGAGAAAACTTAGTAAACGGACTTAAGGATTCCACCGTAGCACTTGGAAAAATTTTTGATAAAAACAAAGAAGCTGAACAATTGACAGCTGACTTTGATCAGGCGATCGAAGCTGTTAAATCTGCATATAACGGAACAGATACCATTATGAGTGTTGTGGTTTCCGGTGGTAATATCGGCTTTTCAGCTCCTCATTCCGGCCGTGTTTGGGGGCCGATGTATGAAGTGTTCGGATGGGTTCCGGCATTAGATATTGATAATACGACTTCCGATCATCAAGGGGATGATATTTCTGTAGAAGCGATAGCACAAAGTAATCCGGATTGGATTTTCGTATTAGACCGTGATGCTGCAGTATCTTCTACAACTGATGCGGTTCCTGCTCAGGACGTTATCGATCAATCACCTGCTCTTCAAAACGTAACCGCTGTTTCTGAAGGGCATATCGTTTATGCACCAGCTGATACTTACACAAACGAATCCATACAAACATATCTGGAGTTATTTGGAGACCTTGCAAAGGCTTTGGCTGAATAG
- a CDS encoding ABC transporter permease: MKNTAKKMIGAGNSQPQRYYNNKKWTKPFILAIIVVIILGIISLFTGAYDIQGQADGRDMFFITRVPRTAALMLTGAAMSMSGLVMQLITQNRLVEPTTTGTIEWSGLGLLIVYLIFPAPTLVLRMTGAIMFSFIGTMIFFLFLRRVKLRSSLIVPIIGMMLGAVISAFSTFIGLTFQMTQNIESWFVGSFAAVQIGRYEYLWLIIIVTGFIFIYADKLTLAGLGEDVATSLGVNYNKIIILGTGLISIAVGIVTAVIGNLPFLGLIVPNIVSMYRGDNLRGNLPWVCVLGMGVITLCDIISRTIIMPFEVPVSLILGTVGSIVFIVILLRQRRLR; encoded by the coding sequence TTGAAAAATACAGCGAAAAAAATGATTGGGGCTGGGAATTCTCAGCCCCAACGTTATTATAACAATAAGAAATGGACAAAACCTTTTATATTAGCGATTATCGTTGTTATTATTTTAGGTATTATATCACTGTTTACCGGAGCTTATGATATACAGGGTCAAGCGGATGGAAGGGATATGTTTTTCATAACGCGGGTACCTAGAACAGCTGCACTCATGCTTACCGGAGCGGCAATGTCAATGTCAGGACTGGTCATGCAGCTTATTACACAAAATCGTTTGGTTGAACCTACAACAACAGGGACGATTGAATGGTCGGGTTTGGGACTTCTCATTGTCTATTTAATATTTCCGGCACCAACTTTAGTTTTAAGAATGACCGGGGCAATCATGTTTTCTTTTATAGGAACTATGATTTTCTTTCTGTTTTTAAGAAGAGTGAAACTCCGTTCGTCTTTGATTGTCCCGATTATTGGGATGATGCTTGGAGCAGTTATTTCTGCATTTTCTACTTTTATAGGACTTACCTTCCAAATGACGCAAAATATTGAAAGCTGGTTTGTAGGCTCGTTTGCAGCCGTTCAAATCGGAAGATACGAATATTTATGGCTGATTATTATAGTTACTGGCTTTATTTTTATTTATGCGGATAAGCTGACGTTAGCCGGTCTGGGGGAAGATGTCGCTACGAGTCTTGGAGTAAATTATAATAAGATAATTATTTTGGGGACCGGTCTTATTTCTATTGCGGTTGGAATTGTTACAGCTGTTATTGGAAATTTACCTTTCTTAGGTTTAATTGTACCCAATATTGTTTCCATGTACAGAGGAGATAATCTTAGGGGTAATCTGCCTTGGGTATGTGTGTTGGGAATGGGCGTAATAACTCTTTGTGACATTATTTCCCGAACAATTATAATGCCCTTTGAAGTTCCTGTCTCTTTGATTCTTGGAACAGTGGGATCAATTGTATTTATTGTTATCTTATTAAGGCAAAGGAGGCTAAGATGA
- a CDS encoding iron chelate uptake ABC transporter family permease subunit, with translation MNGIEYNTGLHHEHRSARAFRSKKEEKKYWILLITLIGLGVFASYGLLVYNNPVPIDSPSFLPVVRRRMFALTAMIISAVCQSLSTVTFQSITSNRIITPSLLGFEALYSTIHTSTIFFFGASAFINFSGIGSFVFQVVVMVLMCLILYGWLLSGKYGNLQLMLLVGVIMGTGLKSLSSFMRRLLAPSEFDILQARLFGSVNNADSKYFPLAIPVVIIVAILLLAYSKKLNVVSLGKDCSTSLGVKHQVHVIYALILVSVLMSISTALVGPLTFYGFLVATLSYQAAPTYDHRYIFPMSLAIGFLIITGAYFFMYHIFRAQGVVSVIIEMFGGIAFLIVILRKGTL, from the coding sequence ATGAACGGAATAGAATACAATACCGGCCTTCATCATGAACACAGATCAGCGAGAGCTTTTCGTTCTAAAAAAGAAGAAAAAAAATATTGGATATTGTTGATAACCTTGATTGGTTTGGGTGTTTTTGCTTCCTATGGACTTTTGGTTTATAATAATCCAGTTCCAATTGATTCTCCTTCTTTTCTCCCGGTTGTAAGAAGAAGGATGTTCGCTCTTACGGCGATGATCATTTCAGCCGTTTGTCAGAGTTTATCGACAGTCACTTTCCAATCGATTACGAGTAACAGGATTATAACCCCTTCCCTTTTAGGCTTTGAAGCACTTTACTCAACCATTCATACCAGTACCATATTTTTCTTTGGTGCCAGTGCCTTTATTAATTTTAGTGGGATTGGATCCTTTGTATTTCAAGTTGTTGTTATGGTCTTGATGTGCCTGATCCTTTATGGCTGGCTGCTTTCCGGAAAGTATGGAAATTTACAGCTTATGCTTTTAGTTGGCGTTATTATGGGGACTGGGCTGAAGTCTTTATCATCGTTTATGAGAAGACTTCTTGCACCGTCAGAGTTTGATATTTTACAGGCAAGATTGTTTGGCTCTGTCAACAATGCGGATTCTAAATATTTTCCTCTTGCAATTCCGGTTGTAATAATTGTAGCTATACTTCTTCTTGCTTATTCTAAGAAGTTAAATGTTGTGTCACTTGGAAAAGATTGCTCTACTTCATTGGGTGTCAAACATCAAGTTCATGTGATTTATGCTCTGATTTTAGTATCTGTTTTGATGTCAATTTCTACGGCTTTGGTTGGGCCGCTTACTTTTTATGGATTTTTAGTTGCAACTTTAAGTTATCAAGCGGCGCCAACATATGATCACAGATACATTTTTCCAATGTCTCTTGCGATTGGATTTTTGATAATAACAGGTGCTTACTTTTTTATGTACCATATATTCAGGGCTCAAGGAGTAGTTTCAGTTATTATCGAGATGTTTGGCGGAATAGCATTTTTAATCGTAATTTTAAGGAAAGGTACTTTATGA
- a CDS encoding iron ABC transporter ATP-binding protein has product MIIIDNARKSYDEVEIGPLDIKIPKAGLTSLIGPNGAGKSTTLLMIGRLLDMEEGHIKVADMDVTESKSEDLAKVLTILRQENHFVTRLTVRQLAGFGRFPYSKGRLTKEDEAIISKYIDFLELTDLENRYLDELSGGQRQRAYVAMVLCQETEYVLLDEPLNNLDVARSVQMMEHLKHAANEFGRTIVAVMHDINFAAKYSDRICAMKNGRIAAFGTVDQIMDSNVLTNIFETKIEIIDGPYGPIAIY; this is encoded by the coding sequence ATGATAATAATAGATAATGCCAGAAAGTCGTATGATGAGGTAGAAATAGGACCTTTGGATATTAAAATACCAAAAGCAGGTCTCACTTCTTTGATCGGACCCAATGGTGCTGGAAAATCTACAACACTTTTGATGATTGGAAGACTTTTGGATATGGAAGAAGGCCATATTAAGGTGGCGGATATGGATGTTACTGAATCGAAATCAGAGGACTTAGCAAAAGTTTTGACTATTTTGCGACAGGAAAATCATTTTGTAACAAGGCTTACTGTCAGACAGCTGGCTGGATTTGGCCGTTTTCCTTATTCAAAAGGAAGATTAACGAAAGAGGATGAAGCCATTATTTCTAAATATATTGATTTTTTAGAGTTGACTGATCTGGAAAACAGATATTTGGATGAGCTTTCCGGCGGCCAAAGACAAAGGGCATATGTGGCAATGGTTTTGTGCCAGGAGACGGAATATGTACTTCTTGACGAACCTTTGAACAATCTTGATGTTGCCCGTTCTGTTCAGATGATGGAACATTTGAAGCATGCGGCCAATGAATTTGGAAGAACCATTGTGGCTGTTATGCATGATATTAATTTTGCGGCCAAATATTCTGATCGAATCTGTGCGATGAAAAACGGACGAATTGCCGCTTTTGGCACGGTAGATCAGATTATGGATTCAAACGTTTTGACTAATATTTTTGAAACGAAAATAGAAATTATCGATGGGCCGTATGGGCCTATAGCAATTTATTGA
- a CDS encoding cation-translocating P-type ATPase yields the protein MEEWFRLSEDEALAKLGAGRNGLDSREVLRRRQTYGPNTLKKAERKSAFQVFLDQFKDLLVIILIIAAVISMISGDVESTGVIFAVLLLNAILGTVEHQKAEKSLDSLMALSSPVAKVIREGKKQEIFSGEIVPGDILLLEAGDMVAADGRILENYSLLVNESSLTGESINVEKRTGRIREKKVPLAEQTNMVFSGSLVAAGRAKVLITGTGMDTEIGRIASLMNDTGEKKTPLQVSLDQFGSRLAAAILFICAVVFGLSIYRRMPVLDSLMFAVALAVAAIPEALSSIVTIVQAMGTQKMAGENAIIKDLKAVESLGCVSVICSDKTGTLTQNRMTVQQIYVNSRLYPPELLNKEVPVHKYLLYDAVLNNDSAYIEGKLLGDPTEAALVQMAERVGINEEAMKSYYPRAGEIPFDSKRKLMSTMHRIEGKRVLFTKGAVDVLLPRISHIWTGEGIRHMREGDRQNLIEQNMEFSKQGLRVLTFACREMNEDEKLTEKSEAGYTFLGMVAMMDPPRPETKNAVLNAKRAGIRPVMITGDHKITASAIAEKIGIWGDDDLAVSGPELDDMSEEELSRKLEHISVYARVSPEHKIRIVRSWQKKGHIVAMTGDGVNDAPALKQADIGVAMGKMGTEVSKDASAMILTDDNFATIIKAVANGRNVYRNIRNAIKFLLSGNMAGILCVLYTSFLALPPPFAPVHLLFINLLTDSLPAIAIGMEKAEADLLAQKPRNPKEGILTKRFVLQVLLQGALIAGCTMTSYHTGMVTGSEAAASTMAFSTLTLARLFHGFNCRSGHSILKIGFKSNLWSIMAFEAGAILLAAVLFIPRLHTFFYVADLNARQFITIFIFAIIPTLVIQAFKTIRESLH from the coding sequence ATGGAAGAATGGTTTCGTTTATCGGAGGATGAGGCCCTTGCTAAGCTCGGCGCAGGCAGGAACGGCCTGGATTCCAGGGAGGTCCTGAGGCGCAGGCAGACATATGGTCCGAATACACTAAAGAAGGCGGAACGCAAAAGCGCTTTCCAGGTGTTTTTGGACCAGTTTAAAGACCTGTTAGTCATCATCCTGATTATAGCAGCAGTGATTTCTATGATATCTGGTGACGTGGAGAGCACAGGAGTGATTTTTGCAGTGCTTCTGCTGAATGCGATTCTGGGAACCGTGGAGCACCAGAAGGCAGAGAAGTCCTTAGACAGTCTTATGGCCCTGTCGTCACCGGTAGCAAAGGTGATAAGAGAGGGGAAAAAGCAGGAAATCTTTTCGGGGGAGATCGTTCCTGGGGACATACTGCTCCTGGAAGCAGGGGACATGGTAGCGGCAGACGGCCGGATCCTGGAAAATTACTCCCTTTTGGTCAATGAAAGCTCCCTGACTGGAGAATCCATTAATGTGGAGAAACGGACGGGTAGGATCCGGGAAAAGAAGGTACCTTTGGCCGAGCAGACGAATATGGTGTTTTCCGGTTCCCTGGTGGCAGCAGGCAGGGCAAAGGTACTGATCACAGGTACCGGAATGGATACGGAAATCGGCAGGATCGCTTCCCTTATGAATGACACGGGGGAAAAAAAGACACCTCTTCAGGTAAGCTTAGACCAGTTCGGAAGCAGGCTGGCAGCAGCTATCCTGTTTATTTGTGCGGTAGTTTTCGGCCTTAGCATCTACCGGAGGATGCCGGTTTTAGATTCCCTGATGTTTGCCGTAGCCCTGGCGGTTGCAGCGATACCGGAAGCGTTAAGTTCCATTGTCACTATCGTTCAGGCAATGGGCACACAGAAAATGGCTGGAGAGAATGCCATCATAAAGGATTTAAAGGCAGTGGAAAGCCTTGGCTGCGTTTCTGTCATCTGCTCCGATAAGACTGGAACATTGACACAAAACCGCATGACCGTACAGCAAATCTACGTAAACAGCCGCCTTTATCCTCCGGAGCTCTTAAACAAAGAGGTTCCAGTACATAAATATCTGTTGTATGATGCTGTTTTAAATAATGATTCCGCTTACATAGAAGGAAAGCTGTTAGGGGACCCGACGGAAGCCGCACTGGTGCAAATGGCCGAAAGGGTGGGAATAAATGAGGAAGCCATGAAATCCTATTACCCCAGAGCAGGGGAGATTCCCTTTGATTCCAAGAGAAAGCTTATGAGCACCATGCACAGGATCGAAGGAAAAAGGGTACTGTTCACAAAGGGAGCGGTGGATGTGCTGCTTCCCAGGATCAGTCATATTTGGACAGGGGAAGGGATCCGCCACATGAGGGAGGGGGACCGGCAGAACTTAATTGAGCAGAACATGGAGTTTTCCAAACAGGGACTCAGGGTTTTGACTTTTGCCTGCCGGGAAATGAATGAGGATGAAAAGCTGACGGAAAAATCAGAGGCCGGCTATACCTTTCTTGGAATGGTCGCGATGATGGATCCGCCCCGTCCGGAGACAAAAAATGCCGTATTAAATGCCAAAAGAGCAGGCATCCGCCCGGTAATGATTACAGGGGACCATAAGATCACTGCATCTGCCATTGCGGAGAAAATAGGCATTTGGGGAGACGATGATTTGGCAGTCAGCGGACCGGAGCTTGATGATATGTCGGAGGAGGAATTGAGCCGAAAGCTGGAGCATATCAGCGTCTATGCCAGAGTTTCGCCGGAGCATAAAATACGGATCGTCCGCTCCTGGCAGAAAAAAGGCCACATCGTAGCCATGACAGGAGATGGGGTCAATGACGCTCCGGCCTTAAAACAGGCCGACATCGGGGTTGCCATGGGAAAAATGGGGACAGAAGTGTCAAAGGATGCCTCTGCCATGATCCTGACGGATGATAACTTTGCAACCATAATTAAGGCGGTTGCCAATGGCCGTAATGTTTACCGGAACATCCGGAATGCCATTAAATTTCTTTTATCAGGAAATATGGCTGGGATATTATGCGTCTTGTATACATCCTTTCTGGCTCTTCCACCTCCATTTGCGCCGGTTCACTTACTGTTTATCAACCTTCTGACCGACTCTCTTCCAGCCATTGCAATCGGCATGGAAAAGGCGGAGGCGGACTTATTGGCCCAAAAGCCCAGGAATCCCAAAGAAGGAATCTTAACAAAGCGTTTTGTCCTTCAGGTCCTGCTTCAGGGGGCCCTCATAGCGGGCTGTACCATGACCTCTTACCATACAGGCATGGTGACCGGAAGCGAGGCCGCTGCCAGCACCATGGCATTTTCCACCCTGACCCTGGCAAGGCTGTTTCATGGCTTTAACTGCAGAAGCGGCCATTCCATCTTAAAGATAGGATTTAAAAGCAATTTATGGAGCATTATGGCCTTTGAGGCTGGGGCCATTCTTTTGGCAGCGGTTCTATTCATACCAAGGCTTCATACCTTTTTTTACGTGGCAGATTTAAACGCAAGGCAGTTTATCACCATTTTTATATTTGCAATTATTCCTACGCTTGTAATTCAGGCATTTAAGACCATAAGAGAGAGTCTCCATTAA
- a CDS encoding calcium-translocating P-type ATPase, PMCA-type → MNDYFSKDIRESVRELKTDLLQGLSGQEAQKRLEENGHNRLQGAAERTLFQLFAEQFKDFLVIILIVAAIISMVVGIVQGEGIIDSLVIIAIVIVNAIIGVNQETKANNALKALKEMSSPQAKVIRNGDIVRMPSDELVTGDVVILDAGDYIPADERLAESFNLKIDEAAITGESVPVEKNCESILPDDAPLGDRVNSAFMGTVITYGRGKGIVSATGMETQMGNIAAMLNESEEETTPLQKKLDSLGKVLGIVCIAVCAIIFVLGLLQGDELMEIFMVSVSLAVAAIPEGLTVVVTVILAMGMQQMVKSHAIIKRLSAVETLGSTTVICSDKTGTLTQNKMTVVKVFDHEKAYDVTGTGYSREGSVTVEEGGRLSSNITELIKGAVLCNDAVYDIEKSQIIGDPTEGAMLVLGEKIGLSKDRLNEEYRRVQEIPFDSDRKLMSTFHEKNGELTIYTKGAPDEILKRCTYIYKDGAVSEITEADRRKILEANLSFAKGALRVLGVASKAVDTLDDFDSQEYSLTYLGLMCMIDPPREEVKPAVDECRKAGIRVKMITGDHKITASAIAGDLGIMSPGEEALEGAEIQLLSDEELREKVKTVNVFARVSPEHKVRLVAACKANGEIVAMTGDGVNDAPSLKRADIGVAMGITGTDVSKEAADMILTDDNFVSIVHAVEEGRTIYNNIRKVVGYLLSCNIGEILLIFLAMLFNLPMPLMPIHLLSINLITDAFPAFALGMEEREPGIMDQKPRDPNESIIDKKMRVAVAMQSLFLGIGALTAFYIGHISYRDVEGGETIARTMCFVALILGELFRAYSNRSEKRSIFGIRLLSNSFLNKCVIASFAFLVVVVYVPFLNTIFSTAPLTLTQLSEAIGFAVVPTLGGELAKLITKRMK, encoded by the coding sequence ATGAATGATTATTTCAGTAAGGATATCCGGGAGTCTGTCCGGGAGTTGAAAACCGACCTCCTTCAAGGATTATCCGGGCAGGAAGCCCAAAAAAGGCTTGAGGAAAACGGTCACAACCGTCTGCAGGGGGCGGCGGAACGGACCCTGTTTCAGTTGTTCGCTGAACAATTTAAGGATTTTCTCGTAATTATTCTGATTGTTGCAGCTATCATCTCCATGGTTGTGGGAATCGTGCAGGGAGAGGGGATTATTGACAGTCTCGTCATCATTGCCATCGTCATCGTCAACGCGATTATCGGTGTAAATCAGGAAACAAAAGCGAACAATGCGCTGAAGGCTCTTAAGGAAATGTCAAGCCCGCAGGCAAAAGTCATCCGAAACGGAGATATCGTAAGGATGCCTTCCGACGAGCTTGTAACAGGCGATGTGGTAATCCTTGATGCGGGAGATTACATACCGGCGGATGAAAGGCTTGCAGAAAGCTTTAACTTAAAGATCGATGAGGCGGCGATTACCGGTGAATCAGTTCCTGTGGAAAAGAACTGCGAAAGCATACTTCCTGATGATGCGCCTCTGGGCGACCGTGTCAATTCCGCCTTTATGGGAACTGTGATCACCTATGGAAGAGGCAAGGGCATCGTATCCGCAACTGGAATGGAAACCCAAATGGGCAATATTGCCGCCATGTTAAATGAATCCGAAGAGGAGACAACCCCACTTCAAAAGAAGCTTGACAGCCTGGGTAAGGTTTTGGGAATTGTCTGCATCGCCGTATGTGCCATAATTTTTGTCCTGGGACTGCTCCAGGGGGATGAGCTTATGGAAATCTTCATGGTTTCTGTTTCTCTGGCCGTGGCCGCCATACCGGAAGGGCTTACGGTAGTCGTTACCGTAATTCTTGCGATGGGCATGCAGCAGATGGTGAAGTCCCACGCCATCATAAAGAGGCTTTCCGCTGTCGAAACGCTGGGAAGCACAACGGTTATCTGTTCCGATAAGACGGGAACTCTCACTCAGAATAAGATGACCGTGGTCAAGGTATTTGACCATGAGAAAGCTTATGATGTGACCGGGACAGGCTACAGCAGGGAAGGCTCCGTCACCGTAGAAGAAGGCGGCAGGCTATCGTCCAATATTACAGAACTCATAAAGGGCGCCGTACTTTGTAATGACGCGGTCTATGATATAGAGAAAAGCCAAATCATCGGAGATCCTACGGAAGGTGCTATGCTGGTTTTAGGAGAAAAAATCGGTCTCAGCAAAGACCGGTTGAATGAAGAATACCGGAGGGTTCAGGAAATACCCTTTGATTCCGACAGAAAGCTTATGTCCACGTTCCATGAAAAAAACGGAGAACTGACTATTTATACAAAGGGCGCTCCCGATGAGATTTTAAAGCGGTGTACCTACATATATAAGGATGGTGCGGTTTCGGAAATTACGGAGGCTGACCGGAGAAAAATCCTGGAAGCCAATTTAAGTTTTGCAAAAGGCGCATTGCGCGTGCTTGGCGTTGCAAGTAAGGCAGTTGATACTCTCGATGACTTTGACAGCCAGGAATACTCTCTTACCTATCTTGGACTCATGTGCATGATTGATCCGCCCAGAGAGGAAGTGAAGCCGGCCGTAGACGAATGCAGAAAAGCCGGAATCCGTGTGAAGATGATCACAGGGGACCACAAGATCACTGCCAGCGCTATTGCCGGGGATCTGGGAATCATGTCTCCTGGAGAAGAGGCTTTAGAAGGAGCTGAAATACAGCTTCTTTCCGATGAAGAGCTGAGAGAAAAGGTTAAAACCGTCAACGTATTTGCCCGGGTTTCACCAGAGCACAAGGTACGGCTTGTAGCCGCATGCAAGGCAAACGGAGAGATTGTCGCCATGACAGGAGACGGCGTAAACGATGCGCCAAGCCTTAAGAGAGCGGATATCGGCGTTGCCATGGGCATCACCGGAACAGATGTTTCAAAGGAGGCGGCCGATATGATCCTTACGGATGACAACTTTGTAAGCATTGTTCATGCTGTAGAGGAAGGAAGAACCATTTATAACAACATCCGAAAGGTGGTTGGCTACCTTCTCTCCTGTAACATCGGTGAGATACTTCTCATATTTTTGGCAATGCTCTTTAACCTGCCCATGCCGTTGATGCCCATTCACCTCCTTTCCATCAACTTAATCACCGATGCATTTCCGGCCTTTGCCCTGGGAATGGAGGAGAGGGAGCCGGGGATCATGGACCAGAAGCCGAGAGATCCCAATGAATCAATTATTGATAAGAAGATGCGCGTAGCTGTTGCCATGCAAAGTCTTTTCCTTGGTATCGGCGCTCTGACCGCTTTTTATATCGGGCATATCAGCTATAGAGACGTCGAAGGCGGAGAGACCATCGCCCGTACCATGTGCTTTGTAGCCCTTATTTTAGGCGAACTTTTCCGCGCCTACTCAAACAGAAGTGAAAAGAGGTCTATATTCGGAATCCGGCTTTTATCAAACTCTTTCTTGAATAAATGCGTAATCGCTTCCTTTGCATTTTTAGTGGTTGTGGTTTATGTGCCGTTCTTAAACACAATTTTCAGCACGGCGCCTCTTACTCTCACACAGCTAAGCGAAGCAATCGGCTTTGCGGTAGTTCCTACTCTGGGCGGTGAGCTTGCAAAGCTTATTACAAAAAGAATGAAATAG